Proteins encoded by one window of Fundidesulfovibrio magnetotacticus:
- a CDS encoding AraC family transcriptional regulator has product MSDTDAERIQRANRLLKEKLLARMPGQGVYETAVEGLRLSRREEPHKVENCFSEPIAAVIVQGFKRSVLGSEEYRYGENQCLVAGVDMPSSSCVLDATRDRPFLAVALVLDKGLITRLAAETPAPQESTTIRNKGISIDNVDPDVLEAFLRLVELLDKPGQIPVLAPLIVREIHYRLLLGPQGAHLRGINTLGSQGNQIAKAINWLKSNYREPLQVDSLARLVNMATSTFHRHFKEVTTLSPLQFHKRLRLYEAQRLMLAERETAAGAALAVGYESPAQFSREYKRLFGEPPHRDIMRGR; this is encoded by the coding sequence ATGAGCGACACCGATGCCGAAAGAATCCAGCGTGCGAACCGCCTGCTGAAAGAGAAACTGCTTGCGCGCATGCCCGGGCAAGGGGTCTACGAGACCGCCGTGGAGGGCCTGCGCCTTTCGCGGCGCGAGGAGCCCCACAAGGTGGAGAACTGCTTCTCGGAGCCCATCGCGGCCGTGATCGTGCAGGGCTTCAAGCGCTCCGTGCTCGGCTCCGAGGAGTACCGCTACGGCGAGAACCAGTGCCTGGTGGCCGGGGTGGACATGCCCAGCTCCTCCTGCGTGCTGGACGCCACGCGCGACCGGCCCTTCCTGGCCGTGGCCCTGGTGCTGGACAAGGGCCTGATCACCCGCCTCGCGGCCGAGACTCCCGCGCCCCAGGAATCCACAACCATCCGCAACAAGGGCATCTCCATCGACAACGTGGACCCCGACGTGCTGGAGGCCTTCCTGCGCCTGGTGGAGCTTCTGGACAAGCCCGGGCAGATCCCCGTGCTCGCGCCGCTGATCGTGCGCGAAATCCACTACCGCCTGCTGCTGGGACCGCAAGGGGCGCACCTGCGCGGGATCAACACCCTGGGCAGCCAGGGCAACCAGATCGCCAAGGCCATCAACTGGCTCAAGAGCAACTACCGGGAGCCCCTCCAGGTGGACAGCCTGGCCCGCCTGGTGAACATGGCCACCTCCACCTTCCACCGCCATTTCAAGGAGGTGACCACCCTCTCCCCCCTGCAGTTCCACAAGCGCCTGCGCCTCTACGAGGCCCAGCGCCTGATGCTGGCCGAGCGCGAGACAGCCGCCGGGGCGGCCCTGGCCGTGGGCTACGAGAGCCCCGCCCAGTTCAGCCGCGAGTACAAGCGCCTCTTCGGGGAGCCGCCCCACCGCGACATCATGCGCGGACGCTAG
- a CDS encoding ArsR/SmtB family transcription factor, producing MKAFVRVMKALSDPNRVKIVKMLHQRPLCVCELQAALGIAQPTVSNHLKTLEDAGLVQSAKAGQWVNYSLAQDAGPYAVALLGHLKDWLEDDPEVARLLEGLDGIRRESICAARPGR from the coding sequence ATGAAGGCATTCGTCCGCGTCATGAAGGCCCTGTCCGACCCCAACCGGGTGAAGATCGTGAAGATGCTCCACCAGAGGCCCTTGTGCGTCTGCGAGTTGCAGGCGGCCCTGGGCATCGCCCAGCCCACGGTCTCCAACCACCTCAAGACGCTGGAGGACGCGGGGCTCGTGCAGAGCGCCAAGGCCGGGCAGTGGGTGAACTACTCCCTGGCCCAGGACGCCGGCCCCTACGCCGTGGCGCTCCTGGGACACCTGAAGGACTGGCTGGAGGACGACCCCGAAGTGGCCCGCCTGTTGGAGGGCCTGGACGGCATCCGCCGGGAATCCATCTGCGCGGCCAGGCCCGGCCGCTGA
- a CDS encoding permease, which translates to MNGLQDLRIGATEGGPRRDGDGLAAAATRDAKLDERVALRRYLALGVPALALWVALYGQLEPWANGLTYGLLGMAKGDSLARAVAFFLYDGPKVLLLLTLVVFGVGVLRSFFTAARARRLLAGRREAFGNVLAALLGIVTPFCSCSAVPLFVGFVTAGVPLGVTFSFLVSAPMVNEVALVLLYGLMGWKVAGLYLVTGLVVAMVSGWVIGRLKMEGHLEEWVRLIHAGQDLPEEELTWAGRLRAGWTAVREIVGRTWPWVLAGIAVGAGIHGYVPEGFMASIMGRDAWWSVPAAVALGIPMYSNAAGIIPVVHALLEKGAALGTVLAFMMAVIALSLPEMIILRKVLKPRLLATFAGVVGLGILLVGYLFNFIL; encoded by the coding sequence ATGAACGGATTACAAGACTTGCGCATCGGCGCGACGGAGGGCGGCCCGCGCCGCGACGGCGACGGCCTGGCCGCGGCGGCAACCCGGGACGCAAAACTGGACGAACGCGTGGCGCTCAGGCGCTACCTCGCCCTGGGAGTCCCGGCGCTGGCCCTCTGGGTGGCGCTCTACGGGCAGCTTGAGCCCTGGGCGAACGGCCTCACCTACGGCCTGCTGGGCATGGCCAAGGGCGACAGCCTCGCCAGGGCAGTGGCCTTTTTCCTCTACGACGGGCCCAAGGTGCTCCTGCTGCTCACGCTGGTGGTGTTCGGCGTGGGCGTGCTGCGCTCGTTCTTCACGGCCGCCCGGGCGCGCAGGCTGCTGGCCGGGCGCAGGGAGGCCTTCGGCAACGTGCTGGCCGCTCTCCTTGGCATCGTCACGCCGTTCTGCTCCTGCTCGGCCGTGCCGCTCTTCGTGGGCTTCGTCACGGCCGGGGTGCCGCTTGGCGTCACCTTCTCCTTCCTGGTCAGCGCGCCCATGGTCAACGAGGTGGCGCTGGTGCTGCTCTACGGGCTCATGGGCTGGAAGGTGGCCGGGCTCTATCTGGTCACGGGCCTCGTGGTGGCCATGGTCAGCGGCTGGGTGATCGGCCGGTTGAAGATGGAAGGCCATCTGGAGGAATGGGTGCGCCTGATCCACGCCGGGCAGGACCTCCCCGAAGAGGAGCTGACCTGGGCGGGCAGGCTCCGCGCGGGGTGGACCGCCGTGCGCGAGATCGTGGGCCGCACATGGCCCTGGGTGCTGGCGGGCATCGCCGTGGGCGCGGGCATCCACGGCTATGTGCCCGAGGGCTTCATGGCCTCCATCATGGGACGCGACGCCTGGTGGTCCGTGCCCGCCGCCGTGGCCCTGGGCATCCCCATGTATTCCAACGCGGCCGGCATCATCCCCGTGGTGCACGCGCTGCTGGAAAAGGGCGCGGCCCTGGGCACGGTGCTGGCGTTCATGATGGCCGTCATCGCGCTCTCGCTGCCGGAGATGATCATCCTGCGCAAGGTGCTCAAGCCGCGCCTGCTGGCCACGTTCGCGGGCGTGGTGGGCCTGGGCATCCTGCTGGTGGGCTATCTGTTCAACTTCATTCTGTAA
- a CDS encoding thioredoxin family protein yields the protein MEIKVLGPGCPKCHETEKLVREVVAEKGVDARVVKVSDFQEIARMGVFSTPAVAVDGVVKCVGKVPAKAEIAAWING from the coding sequence ATGGAAATCAAGGTGCTGGGGCCGGGGTGCCCCAAATGCCACGAGACCGAGAAGCTCGTCCGGGAAGTGGTTGCCGAGAAGGGCGTGGACGCCCGGGTGGTGAAGGTTTCCGACTTCCAGGAGATCGCGCGGATGGGGGTGTTCTCCACCCCGGCCGTGGCCGTGGACGGCGTGGTGAAGTGCGTGGGCAAGGTGCCCGCCAAGGCGGAGATCGCCGCCTGGATCAACGGATAA
- a CDS encoding putative zinc-binding protein, protein MTATCCSKEKDIMILACSGGSNVGQLTNQAAVELTREGYGKMFCLAGIGGGLSGFVKSAQDTPQVMVLDGCQVGCAKAILEREGIPLKHHVIVTDLGIEKVKDRRLDMDPADVAKVMNAGKSAMDAGAQA, encoded by the coding sequence ATGACCGCTACATGTTGCTCGAAGGAAAAGGACATCATGATTCTCGCCTGTTCGGGAGGGTCCAATGTGGGACAGCTGACCAACCAGGCCGCCGTGGAGCTCACGCGCGAGGGCTACGGCAAGATGTTCTGCCTGGCCGGGATCGGCGGGGGCCTGAGCGGCTTCGTCAAGTCCGCCCAGGACACCCCGCAGGTGATGGTGCTGGACGGCTGCCAGGTGGGCTGCGCCAAGGCCATCCTGGAGCGCGAGGGCATTCCCCTGAAGCATCATGTGATCGTCACGGACCTGGGCATTGAAAAGGTGAAGGACCGCCGACTCGACATGGACCCGGCGGATGTGGCCAAGGTGATGAACGCGGGCAAAAGCGCCATGGACGCGGGAGCCCAAGCCTGA
- a CDS encoding thioredoxin family protein gives MSRLRRLALLPALCVLALPVLVLLARALPVRAADLPEAPARNTVTMLDLGAKSCIPCKMMIPVLSALEKDYVGRAAILFIDVWENPEQGKKYGLRAIPTQIFYDRQGKETFRHEGFMDQQAIAAVLDKLLAQ, from the coding sequence ATGTCGCGTCTCAGGCGCCTGGCGCTCCTACCGGCCCTGTGCGTCCTGGCTCTGCCGGTCCTCGTCCTGCTGGCCCGGGCCCTTCCGGTCCGGGCCGCCGACCTCCCCGAGGCCCCGGCCAGGAACACCGTGACCATGCTCGACCTGGGCGCCAAGTCCTGCATCCCCTGCAAGATGATGATCCCCGTCCTGTCCGCCCTGGAGAAGGACTACGTCGGCCGGGCGGCCATCCTCTTCATCGACGTGTGGGAGAACCCGGAGCAGGGCAAGAAGTACGGGCTGCGCGCCATCCCCACGCAGATCTTCTACGACCGGCAGGGGAAGGAGACGTTCAGGCACGAGGGCTTCATGGACCAGCAGGCCATCGCCGCCGTCCTGGACAAACTCCTGGCCCAGTAG
- a CDS encoding cytochrome c biogenesis CcdA family protein — translation MLDQFFLTINAWMVDSFALAAAGCFLWGVVSVLFSPCHLASIPLIVGYVAGQGRLMEGREAAGYSLAFTSGLFLTIAAIGAACSLLGRMLGDIGPYWTIAVGAVLVWVALDMLGVARCSLSGGRMGRMKVRGAGGAFLLGLTYGALSGSCTFGFIAPILALITIQEKVMTGLALITLFAVGHCLPIVAAGSSTALVQRWLENGAMRNGGGWFRKGAGGLIGLFGVYFIARPFIGA, via the coding sequence ATGCTCGACCAGTTCTTCCTCACGATCAACGCCTGGATGGTGGACAGCTTCGCCCTGGCCGCGGCGGGATGCTTCCTCTGGGGCGTGGTGAGCGTGCTCTTCAGCCCGTGCCACCTGGCCTCGATCCCGCTGATCGTCGGCTACGTGGCCGGGCAGGGGCGGCTCATGGAGGGCCGCGAGGCCGCCGGGTACTCCCTGGCGTTCACCTCCGGCCTCTTCCTGACTATCGCGGCCATCGGCGCGGCCTGCTCCCTGCTAGGGCGGATGCTGGGCGACATCGGACCCTACTGGACCATCGCCGTGGGGGCCGTGCTGGTCTGGGTGGCCCTGGACATGCTCGGCGTGGCCCGCTGCTCCCTCTCCGGGGGGCGCATGGGCCGCATGAAGGTGCGCGGCGCGGGCGGGGCGTTCCTCCTGGGCCTGACGTACGGGGCGCTCTCGGGTTCCTGCACGTTCGGGTTCATCGCCCCGATCCTGGCGCTCATCACCATCCAGGAGAAGGTCATGACGGGCCTGGCGCTCATCACCCTGTTCGCCGTGGGCCACTGCCTGCCCATCGTGGCCGCCGGAAGCTCCACGGCCCTGGTCCAGCGCTGGCTGGAGAACGGGGCCATGCGCAACGGAGGCGGCTGGTTCCGCAAGGGCGCGGGCGGCCTGATCGGGCTGTTCGGCGTCTACTTCATCGCCAGGCCTTTCATTGGCGCGTGA